The genomic stretch CTTTtggaaggttagtagtaataagtACTAATAACCACAGTTTGTACGAGCTTCAGATGCCTAGCTAGTAGAAATAGCCCAAGATTTGTCCTCCTCCTCTCATCTCAGTTGgaagagaaataaaaaaaaacaaagaggaTTATCTTCTGGTCGCGCTCATAGGGATCGTCCGTATCTCCGCGGCAGAGCAAATCAAGTTGGTTGTGTCTTTCCGCTTTCCGCAGCTCAGCTCAGCTCAGCACGGACGGATGAGTCACTGACACACAACGGAACTACGGAAGTCGGGAGAGAGCGACAATGTCAACGCCTAGCTAATTAAAAGATACTGTAAGAACAGGTACAATAatgggcttatagccaagctaatgctgatgtggaggagagaagagaggagagagatgatagcttggtTCTTAGTTAAGCACCAAGCTGGGCACGGATGCATAGGTAGTAGTGGGCCCAAAAAGCAAATGTTGtgagaaaaaagaagaaagagaatgtGTTTTAGAGACAAGTAGGAGACAACTTATTATATAACTTGGCTCTAATTAtttggcttatagccaagcacttggctctattattgatTTTACTCTAAGTTGAGTACTCTGTGGCACATGTCGGCCTCCGAAGAGCCggcagtagtagtagtaccaACCAGGCAACCAGATACTAATCATCCAGTACGCACTTTTCCGTGTTGCTTAGCGACTAAACAAGGGCGCTTTATTGcccctgccgctgccgccgaTCGACGGATCGAGCTTTGAGTCCGCCACACACAAGAATCACTCGCCACATGCGTCCAATCcgttttattcaaaaaataCGCTGCGACCATGCATGAAAGTCAACCGATTATGATAAcgggaaaaaagaaaagaaacccaTCCATCAAGGTCAACACGACGCAAGCAGGCTCCAGGCTGCCAGCCAAAAAGTGGCATCTGGTTCTGGGCGGCGACGGGAGGGAGCCGATCTCTGGCGGGGCGAAAAGCGAAACCCTGGTGCGGCCAAATCTCCGGGCCACATGCCCGGCACGCCTCTCAGCGTTTCCGcgtgatatatatttttttttcggcCAGTCCGTGCCATGCCATGGTCCATGCTCCAGTCCAGCCTTCAGCCAGACCTTCCATAAaatttaaaacaaaaaaaaaagagaaagaaagctgGGAGAGAGAGCCCATATCCGTGCATGATCCATCCGACCACATGCCTTATTACTAGTAGCGGGCGGCCGCGGGTGGTCACGCAAAGAAGTCAGGCGCATGAAGCAAAGTGAGGGAGCGGGGAAGAAGCGATGACCGTCTCCACCTCCTCGCCCTCGACATCGACCTCTCCCCGTGTATAAAACCCGGCGCCGGCCGGCGCCCCCTACCCACCCACCGGGCCCCGCCTCCGCCTCCCGCTCCGTACCCGCATCCATGGCGAGCCACCTCCCGGACGCCGACGCCGCGGGGTTCAAGCTCTTCGGCAAGGTCATCCAGCCACCCGACGCGCACCACCGCGCCGCGGACGAGGGCGGCGCCCCTCCGCAGCTTCCGCCGCCGACGACGgcccttcctcctcctcccccgcctcctCCGTCCCCGCCGCTCCCGCCGCAGCCGCCTCTGCCCCTGCAGCAGCAGGCGACCGGGGCCACGGGGGgcaccagcggcggcggcggcgagccgcTGCCGTGCCCGCGGTGCGGGAGCCGGGAGACCAAGTTCTGCTACTTCAACAACTACAACGTGCGGCAGCCGCGCCACCTCTGCCGCGCCTGCCGCCGCTACTGGACGGCCGGCGGCGCGCTCCGCCGCGTCGCCTCCGCGTCCCCGGGCCGCCGCAGGCCgcgcccgaccaccgcccgatcggtcgccgccgccgccgccgccgccgctgccgcgtcgtccgccgccgccgcagccgccgaGGAGGTGGGCGGGGAGCGTTGACTGACTCGGCGGTCCTACAGGGTGCAGCGCGGCACGGCGCGGGGGGTAGGGCTCCGGCTCCGCTTCGCCCGGCGCTGCGGGCTGCCTGCCTTCCCGCGTGATGCCGTGACGTGATGCCGCGCGGCGCGCCCTGGCGGGTCCCAGGCCTCAGTgacgggccggccggccggcccgccgGCCGGCTTGCGGTGGGGACCCGCGCCTCGTCGCCCTTTTCACACCAACTAGTCCCCTCCTTTTGGTTTATTAGATTCTGTTTTTTCTATACCATTTTAGGATTCTTTTGGTGGCCAAAAAGGATGCTGCCGGGCCGGACTGCTGCGACCGCGAGAGAGTTCCAGTTTGGTTTGGTAGGCAGTCAAAAAGTGGAATTATTACGAATGTTTTACTACTAGCACTAGAATAGTAGTACTGCTGCTGCTGTAAAATTCGGCAACGGTGAATTGTTGGTGACTCAGGTCAGGTGGCAGATTCAgccatgatgatgatgatttgtTGGAATGGAAGGAAGGAAATCAATCATTCTCATCTGCGCTTGTTTAATGGTTGGTTCACGTGTTGTTACCCGGCGCGGCGCAGTCAGTTATTACGAGTGGTATGTGCAGGTGACATTCAATGAATTGGATGATGGATCATGTGAAATCTGTGACAACATTCAGCTTACgtagatctgcatgtttgtcaCAGATTTTGCGTGGTAGTACGCAGAGTATGTAACGTAGGTCTAGCAGGCATTTTCGATCAGATGATTTTGCGtggaggtttttttttttccattgCAACTCCTGGGAAATGCCTTTTGTTCTTCGAAGCAAGCCTGGAGTTGTGGATAGTACTGTTATTCCAAAGAAAAGCCAAACCTTGTAGCCTTGATAAAAGAGTGGTACTACAGCCCAGAAGATGTCCGCCTGGCTGATAGCTTTGTTGTCATTGCCCTCGTCAACGTTAAGCATCGCCCTTACGTTTAGTACCACATCCTCTCAGATTTCCAAAACAATTATCAAAGTTTATGGTATCAATCATAAACAATTTTTGCTCTAGCGCAAGTATGTTATGTTTTACTATTGCACTACTTCTAAGAGAGGTACTCCttccacacaaaaaaaaaataattctaGGTTTTGGATAAATCAAACGTTTCTACGTTTGACCAATTttgggagaaaaaaaaaaacatctccAATGAAACAAGACCCCACATGTCACAGTTTCATAGGCCTACatactaaaatgttgcatggtGTTGTTATGAAATGAGATGCTCCCAATGAAGTTTCAGTTAGGTTCCAACACGTGGAATTTAAACAAAATGCTCTCGATGTAGTGTCATTTAGTTTCCAATGCATTGAAAACGGTGTGCACTATttgtttcatctagatgaaagtGGTCTCTCACAATTTCTGCGTGCTAATAGGACACCTCATTAAATGAGGATAAAACTACAACTAAAATTAGCAAGGCACCTAGGTAAAATAAGAGCAACTACAGTAGTTGTCTTATAGCCAGGCTTTCTTATAGCAACTAAAAAAATGCTGAAATCTTCACGAAAATGTCATTAGTTTCATGAAGATTTCAGCATTCGTAAGGTGTATACTTCTGACCGACTTTCTTTAAATGAGTGTACTTGCAGCCTGCATAATTTGCATTCAGTGCTAAATGTGAATTCAATCATACAATTGTGTTAATTAATCATTGTGGTAAAAGTTTGGAGCCGTAAATTTATACATTGATGATCTGCGTGCAATATGGAATGAACGTGGTAACATCACCTTGCACCACCTTTCGTCAGAACATTTGCGCAAAACATTATAGTTAAGCACTAAAGATTTTCAAATGGCATCCTCAACGAGCATCTCATCTACTTGGTGATGACACCAGATCAAGATTCTTCTATACAGACCTATAAAATAAAGCATTTGGATCAGGATTAACAGAAAAAAGGTTGTACTTCTTTTCCATTTCTCAAGGTGCAAggattaaaataaataaaagatcTGCTGCCTGCAACAACGCTCATTCAGGGACCCTATATGCAGAATATTTTACAATTCTTCCATGGTCAGACTCACATGCATTAGCTGGGAGTGCACTCATTGCAATTTAAAACCAGTGTCGACATCAAAAAGTAGGGCATCTGAGATTCTGAATAGGTGTCTGCTCCTTCAAGTCTAGGGTCATAGTACACTTTCAAGGGCACCATGAGGTCAGGACACAATAACGAACATCCTTAATGGTCAGAAGCACATGCATTggctgctgcaactgcaagcATACTGGAAACACTTtctttaaaaaagaaaaaactgttTGGTGTTTCCCCGTAGGAGTGCGTCTTGGTGGTGTTTCCCTTTTCGCGGCTAATGTATTGTCTGTCTGAGTTTAACttcttttcttttatatatGAATAATAGATAGACATCCTGCTTGCTGTTTTCTTAAAAAATCGTAAGACAATAAAGGGAAACTACTGTTGACATATATTGCTTTTTATGATTAAGAAAAGAAGATTGGTACCTTACTATCTGGGTGACCACTGACCAGGGATCAGGGCTATCACCTTTGTTTATATACAACAAGGACACTTTTCAACCTTCACGATTTCCAACTGCAGGTATAGAATCCTGGATTGCTTGAGCGAACGTAGCAATCTTATAGGTAAAAAACCCAACAAGCATTGGTATTAACTGCAGTTGCATGAAACCATAATCCGGAACTAATATCCTGAACCACAATAGAAAGGACATAGATTCTTGTAAGAAGAGGCACTTCTTCCAAATATTCTGAATCAATTGTAAAAGTTCACAGAGAATTTCATCTGCTTACCCATTCCATCTGTTATACATCATCACAAGTACCACCGGAATAAGCAACCTTGGTTGTGCAGCAGCACTCCTGTAAGTACGCAATAACAAATTGAAGGGTTCTCTTCATCACAAACAAGTTCTACAAGCTGCCTAGCAGCTATTTTAGATCTGTCAAATCCTCATGTAGAAAACAGAAGAGTGGACATTCTATGACAAATAAGTaactatatttttttagataattaTTTACTAAGGGGATTGACTGAACATTATATTTAGGacctgtttaggccttgtttagttccgaaaaaatttcgatttcgctactgtagcattttcgtttttatttgacaaatattgttcaatcatgaactaactagaatcaaaagattcatctcgcgatttacagacaaactgtgtaattagtttttgttttcctctatatttagtgtttcatgcatatgccgcaagattcgatttgacggggaatcttgaaaactttttggatttcggggtgaactaaacaaggccttagattggagatgaaaattttttgggtgtcacatcggatgtgtcggaaggatgtcgggagggatttttagaaactaataaaaaaacaaattacatatcacatatggaaactgcaagacaaatctattaagcataattaatctgtcattagcacatgtgggttactgtagcacttaagtctaatcatggactaactaggcttaaaagattcgtctcgtgattttcaaccaaactatgtaattagtttattttttttatctacatttaatgtttcatgcacgtgtccaaagattcgatgggatggatgaaaaatttttgggtggggaactaaacagggccttaaatgAGAACCAACACATTTTTGTTCTTGGTTAAACTCTACAAAATGATAGATTACAAAAGTAAAATCATACTACTCTGTTTGGTCTGCATGAAAAATAAGATGCTAAAACCTTGTACATCAACCAAAAACAGGTCTGGAAGGACACATCAACAAAAGTGTGGTGTGCTGAGTCACAAGAAGGTAATATCTTACCTTGAAATTGAAGCACAACTCTACAAAAGATCTCATACGAAAAATAGGTTTAGTTTACTGTCAAAGGTTGTCAAacattatttttattaaatgGAGCTGAACATTTCAACTTTGAAAATAGAACTGACAGTCCTGTAGAATGAGATCAGATACTAAATTTAGCACAAACTGACTGTGCCAAACTGAAAGTCTAAGTACACTTTATTCGAGAACCTATCTGCAAATGCGATTTGTGAAATAAGTAAATAACTAACTGAAGGGAGCATACTTGACAGTTTCTCCAGTTCCACCTGCTAGGGAATCTACACTGGTTCCAAGCATGCGGAGATACACCAATGATCCAATCAACCCTGCACCAAAGCTGAAGAGTAACTGCTGTCAGTTGAACTAAGTCGATCCAAGAAGTGGTAACCAAAAAAGAGATTTTCCAACTTTATCTCTACATAAACAGAAAAAACTAAAAGTTATCTATGTCACATTAGAAGGTtgcaagaaaataaataaactcATACCTGGCAGCAACTTCAGGAGAGTATGAAATATAAGCAGAGATTACACCAACGCCACCGATGCCTAAAGTGAGCCACTGTAATCTTTGTTTCAGCTGCAAATGTGAAAGTTATCAAAGACCAATAGATAATCTATGCGTACTTCATATTCAATAGCACATAATACTGGGACACATAAATTGTGCAGCATGCAACTATCTAAAGAGGTTACATGCAGAAGAAAATGAGTACCTTTAAGTAGTCTTCTCTGGACCGAGCTGCCAATAACTTAGGGTCCCCTTGCTGCACTCTTGACTTTGACTCCCTTAGTATAACATCCTAAAATGGGACCAAAAGAACGAGACAAAGTTTATGAAAAATACTACAAAGAATACTGTACAAACTGTCATATGTAAGAGTACTTCATTGTGAACATAAGTTGTAAGATTGCTACATCAGGCAGGGTTAGAGCAACTAACAAGTCAGTTAAAGGACTGTAGTTACTTACAGTTCCACCAGTAGCTGCCTTGGCCGCTCTGTCCCACTTTGCCTGCTCCCTGCGAGTTGGGACTAGCCTCCATCTAGGAGTGTTGGCTCCATTCACAGCCTACATCGGTATTCGAATAACACAACTTGTGTCACCACTCACCATCTCCATGAGGCAAAGGAGGGCCataattataattaataaagaaaagGGGATTGAAATTTGAACAAAGGAAAATCTCACCTCAGCGCCAATTGCCCGTCCTTTCCAGGCGGCCTCAACCTGGGTTTGCAAGATTGGCCTGGTGGGCGCCAGAAGCTCCTGGCTCAGATCAACGTCCACACTGTAATCCATTCAAAGATCACTCAACTTTGCAGTCGGAACAACAATTGGTGAGCAGAGAGTTTGCTTGATAACCAGGTGGATTGAGATAGTGACCTGTCAAGGCTCATTGCGCGGTTGATGCTCAGAAACCCGGACTCCTCCTCATCCACCTGCTCACACGAATTTTCGCTCAGAACCTAACTACTCCTAGACTCTAAGCTCGATGAAAGGTTTGAGACAACTACGACGGAGCATGCGAGTTCGTTCGCTAAATCGAACAGGTTCTGTGAGGGAACTCGAGATACATACCGGAGACAGGCGGGTGATGGTGGGCTCTGCATCGGCGCCGCCGTTGGCGATGACGCGCTCCATGTGGGGGAGGAAGTCCTTGTTCCAGATGAAGTCGTCGGTGTTCCCCACGGGGTCGCGGTCCTCCTTCCCCCACCAGTACTTGCGCGGCTTGATGGTGGCCGGCCCGCCGCCGTACTCGCCCGGCGCCATCCCCGTCGACCATTTCTGCGGCTTCTTCTTCGGCAGGATCACCTTCACCGGCCTCCGCCCTGCGGCCTCCGTCGTCGCAGCAGTTGCCGGCGCCggcaccgcctcgcccgacgaGGCCGCCGAGGCGCACAGCGGCCGCACTGCCGCGGCGCGGGTGGAGGAGGCGACGGCGAGCAGCGACATGGCCAGGAGGAGGTGGCTCCGCTCTCAGAGTCTCGGGAAATATCTCGGCGGGGGAAGAGCGGAGAGGGGAAGCCGCAGACGCGGAGGGGAAGCGGACCAGTGGCAGCCGAGAGAGTGATCCGGAACTGGGACGGCTGAACCGGAGATTGGCGTCGACGCGTCGTGGCGGGCGCTCTGTATCCGTGTAGGTGTAGGTCGTGGGGTCTCAACTCTCAAAATCAAATCTTGTTcctgtttttttttgtgtggcTGTAAACGTACGTACTATCTGTCGAGCCTCGCGGCAGCATACTCCACATCTGTTTTATTTACTGATTTGTAGCTCCAGTTCATTAGTTCTCTAATAAAGCGATTTTGATACTCTTTACGTTCCTATCTTTTATTGTATATTTACATCTGTTTTATTTACTGATTTGTAGCTCCAGTTCATTAGTTCTATAATAAAGTGATTTTGATACTCTTTATGTTCCTATCTTTTATTGTATATTTATCGAAGCACATAGCAAATGCAACATATCTAAAAATAATAATCAAAACATCCTATAAACTGAAATAATGAGAGTAGAAGATATGTAACCGACTCTCTAATTTGCTCTAACTATATCACTAGCAGCAACAAGTGGCCACCGACCCTTCTCTCGGTTTGATCAGCTCTTCGTCTTCGCGTTTAAGGCCAACGTTTTCCTGACAGTGCTAATGTTTACGACATGATCGGCGTTGGCGTCAAGGTGGGCAGCCAAGTGAACGAACAACTTGAAAGCAGACGGTGAGGTGTACTGTATGATCATAGGGAAGTCCCTGGAGAGCTGCTGCTGGTGCTCAACCTCAAGGACCTCGACTTCGCAGGCTGGCAGCCTCATCGCTCGCTGTGAATATCGGCGCGAGAGCACAACAGCTGTTAGAGTTTATACAGTATAGTTCTCCTAAACCTAAATGTAATAACTCTAAATTTTTAGGGAAATGCAATAATTCAAATAAATATCAAAGTCCATTATCTGTGTTCTATAATGGACTTCAATGTTTAAGCCCGCTAATAAGGGTGAAAGTTATGACATCAATTAGCACCGTATTGCTAGTTGATATGAAAGCAGAGGTCTTTCTCCCCATATATATACAGAGTACTAACCTTTGTATCATCAAATAATATATACtatatactatatataatatatatatggagAGCCTCTAGACTTTAGATTTAGAATCTCTATATAtaagatattttttttattgctAACCTGTATTGCACAACTATCATAGTCGACATGCACCAAAATTTTAGAGAGCAACTCGCTCTTGTGATCCTGCACTGGGAATGTGACGAGGCTAAGGTAGCTCTAGCTCGGTCGTCATCGCCATATGGCCACGACGACATCATCGACCCAAGTAGCAACACCTTTGGCATCGGTCCCGCGCCCAATGGTACAATTTCTAAACCATTATcgtcagtggcggagccaggaatTATTTTTAGGTGTGGCGGGTTTGTAAAGGGCAATTGGTTAACTATGCATACACACCCTAAAacattatgtatatatacatatagagCAAATATAATAGAAATCCAAAAGTAAAGCATTAATACTTAAAATACCTCACTAAATGAAGATTCTTTATATTCTACCTCTTGAATATCCACCGGAACGAGCTTAATGCCTGCAACCTCTACCTCTTCTTGTTGTCCAGCAACACCATCTACTGGCATAGCTGGGTTGGAGTCTGCTAATGGTAAATGCTTTGGAAAAAAGTGTCTTTAAATCTGTATAAAAATCACaagacaaaaaagaaaaaccatACATGATTGTTAAATAAAATAACACTTAAAGATAGACTTTTTAGAATTCTAATTTATGAAATATAAATTACCTTGCATCACATATCTATATTTGTTGCACATGCAGAGCAACAGATGCAAGTATCTAACATGCAATTGCAATTTGCAAGCGTTCTGCTCGGCGCTCGTGCACCGCGTCTCGACTGGTTGTGTCGTTGTCGGCAATGGCGAGGATGCCGAAGCCGTACGTGGCCGCCACCGTCTGCTGTCCGCGGCGTGCCGGCGTCTACCGTCTATGCCTAAATTCGCCTGATCTGATTTAGTAGATTGGAATAGGAAGAGTCGAACCAGCCAGACTTCTACGAACTGACGTCGATCCCTATTCCCCCACCGTTCTGGCCTTCTAGCTTGTTGGCAACTAGGCTTATGGCCCATCAAGTGTAGTTAACAGGCCAGCCAGCGAGATATAGATAGCTTAATTGGCAAAGCAGGCAGGGACGAATGAGTCATGTACTCATGTAACTACTCATTACATATTTGTGTATACACGTATATATATTCGTTTTTATGTGATTTAGGTATGGCGGCTGCCAGACCACGCCATATTGGTGGCTCCGCCACTGATTATCGTTATGATTTATTCTATTGTTTGGCACGCGATTTATGTCATCCATGAATAGACTCCCTACCCTAGCGGCGGGAAGCGCCGGTGTCCTGCCGCCGTGAAGCGGCAGGAAAAGCGATTTTGCGCCTTGGCTCTCGCGAGATCTGCTCCGCAACAGACACGAACCACGAAGACGATTTTGCAGGACGGGGGCGCCTTTGCGGGCTCACCCTCATCCCACCGTCACCGTATAATCAATTAATGATGgaagaaagaaaaaggaaatcaaTTTATGAAAGAAaacgaaaagaaaagaaa from Sorghum bicolor cultivar BTx623 chromosome 3, Sorghum_bicolor_NCBIv3, whole genome shotgun sequence encodes the following:
- the LOC8068002 gene encoding dof zinc finger protein DOF2.4; its protein translation is MASHLPDADAAGFKLFGKVIQPPDAHHRAADEGGAPPQLPPPTTALPPPPPPPPSPPLPPQPPLPLQQQATGATGGTSGGGGEPLPCPRCGSRETKFCYFNNYNVRQPRHLCRACRRYWTAGGALRRVASASPGRRRPRPTTARSVAAAAAAAAAASSAAAAAAEEVGGER
- the LOC110433906 gene encoding uncharacterized protein LOC110433906, with protein sequence MSLLAVASSTRAAAVRPLCASAASSGEAVPAPATAATTEAAGRRPVKVILPKKKPQKWSTGMAPGEYGGGPATIKPRKYWWGKEDRDPVGNTDDFIWNKDFLPHMERVIANGGADAEPTITRLSPVDEEESGFLSINRAMSLDSVDVDLSQELLAPTRPILQTQVEAAWKGRAIGAEAVNGANTPRWRLVPTRREQAKWDRAAKAATGGTDVILRESKSRVQQGDPKLLAARSREDYLKLKQRLQWLTLGIGGVGVISAYISYSPEVAASFGAGLIGSLVYLRMLGTSVDSLAGGTGETVKSAAAQPRLLIPVVLVMMYNRWNGILVPDYGFMQLQLIPMLVGFFTYKIATFAQAIQDSIPAVGNREG